The following coding sequences are from one Streptomyces angustmyceticus window:
- a CDS encoding TIGR04282 family arsenosugar biosynthesis glycosyltransferase codes for MSAPADRPAGTGPTTLLVIAKEPVPGRVKTRLTPPFTPDEAAQLAEAALSDTLRAVRAMPARRRVVVLDGRPGSWLPDGFEVRPQSAGGLDERLAAAFAGSAGPTLLIGMDTPQITPHLLAPALDAGAWDDCDAWFGAAEDGGFWALGLASPDPRLLRGVPMSTGRTGAAQRARLTAAGLRVRDLPPLRDVDTADDAERVAAAAPAGAFAATLARLTPVTGR; via the coding sequence ATGAGCGCGCCCGCAGACCGCCCGGCGGGTACCGGCCCGACCACGCTCCTGGTCATCGCCAAGGAACCGGTGCCCGGCCGGGTCAAGACCCGCCTCACCCCGCCCTTCACCCCCGACGAGGCCGCCCAGTTGGCCGAGGCGGCGCTGTCCGACACCCTCCGGGCCGTCCGCGCCATGCCCGCCCGGCGGCGGGTGGTCGTCCTCGACGGCCGCCCGGGGAGCTGGTTGCCGGACGGCTTCGAGGTCCGGCCCCAGAGCGCCGGCGGCCTCGACGAGCGGCTCGCCGCCGCCTTCGCCGGCAGCGCCGGCCCCACCCTCCTCATCGGCATGGACACCCCGCAGATCACCCCGCACCTCCTCGCCCCCGCGCTGGACGCCGGCGCCTGGGACGACTGCGACGCCTGGTTCGGCGCCGCCGAGGACGGCGGGTTCTGGGCGCTCGGCCTGGCGTCCCCCGACCCCCGGCTGCTGCGCGGCGTCCCCATGTCCACCGGCCGCACCGGCGCCGCCCAGCGCGCGCGGCTGACCGCCGCCGGGCTGCGGGTGCGGGACCTGCCGCCCCTGCGCGACGTGGACACCGCCGACGACGCGGAGCGGGTCGCGGCCGCGGCCCCCGCCGGCGCCTTCGCCGCCACGCTCGCCCGCCTGACCCCGGTCACCGGCCGATGA
- a CDS encoding glycosyltransferase family 2 protein, with the protein MTHSPPPTPSVDVVLPCLDEAAALPWVLARIPAGWRAIVVDNGSTDGSAEVARGLGATVVHEPRRGFGAACHAGLLAADADIVCFCDCDASLDPALLAPFVRAVHDGASDLVLGRRRPEGRGAWPPHARLGNLALARMLRRRTGLRLHDLGPLRAARRTALLGLGLTDRRSGYPLQMVVRAADAGWRVEERDVPYRPRTGRSKVTGTWRGTWHAVRDMRDVLNQPPLASRTEETAR; encoded by the coding sequence GTGACCCACTCCCCTCCTCCCACCCCCTCCGTGGACGTCGTCCTGCCCTGTCTCGACGAGGCCGCCGCGCTGCCCTGGGTGCTGGCCCGCATCCCGGCGGGCTGGCGGGCGATCGTCGTGGACAACGGCTCCACCGACGGCTCCGCCGAGGTCGCCCGCGGCCTGGGCGCCACCGTGGTGCACGAGCCGCGCCGCGGGTTCGGCGCCGCCTGCCACGCCGGACTGCTGGCCGCCGACGCCGACATCGTCTGCTTCTGCGACTGCGACGCCTCCCTCGACCCCGCCCTGCTCGCCCCGTTCGTCCGCGCCGTCCACGACGGCGCCAGCGACCTGGTGCTGGGCCGCCGCCGCCCCGAGGGGCGCGGCGCCTGGCCGCCGCACGCCCGGCTCGGCAACCTCGCCCTCGCCCGGATGCTGCGCCGCCGCACCGGACTGCGGCTGCACGACCTCGGCCCGCTGCGCGCCGCCCGGCGCACCGCGCTGCTCGGCCTCGGGCTGACCGACCGCCGCAGCGGCTACCCCCTGCAGATGGTCGTCCGGGCCGCCGACGCGGGCTGGCGGGTCGAGGAACGCGACGTGCCCTACCGCCCGCGCACCGGCCGTTCCAAGGTCACCGGCACCTGGCGCGGCACCTGGCACGCGGTGCGCGACATGCGCGACGTCCTGAACCAGCCCCCGCTCGCGTCCCGTACGGAGGAGACCGCCCGATGA
- a CDS encoding NAD-dependent epimerase/dehydratase family protein, whose product MRVLVTGGAGFIGSQVVEALMAHGHEPVVLDALLPSAHPEPPPPRPGERRIVADVRDRAAVDEALRGVRAVCHQAAMVGLGKDFADAPDYVGCNDLGTAVLLAAMADAGVRELVLAGSMVVYGEGRYTCPVHGVVRPGPRAVDELDAGQFEPRCPDCAAALRPGLVGEDAPTDPRNVYAATKLAQEHLAASWARATGGRAVALRYHNVYGPGMPRDTPYAGVASFFRSALARGQSPTVYEDGGQRRDFVHVRDVATANVVALEALPDRAAGTLTAYNTGSGVPHTVGEMARTLAEACGGPAPVVTGEYRLGDVRHITASSQRIADDLGWRAATGFAAGMREFAREGMRAAPMV is encoded by the coding sequence ATGCGTGTACTGGTCACCGGCGGTGCCGGATTCATCGGATCGCAGGTCGTCGAGGCGCTCATGGCGCACGGGCACGAGCCTGTCGTGCTCGACGCGCTGCTGCCCTCGGCGCACCCCGAACCCCCGCCGCCGCGCCCCGGCGAGCGGCGCATCGTCGCCGACGTCCGCGACCGGGCGGCGGTCGACGAGGCCCTGCGGGGCGTGCGGGCGGTCTGCCACCAGGCGGCGATGGTGGGCCTGGGCAAGGACTTCGCGGACGCGCCCGACTACGTCGGCTGCAACGACCTGGGCACCGCGGTGCTGCTGGCCGCGATGGCGGACGCCGGGGTGCGCGAGCTGGTGCTCGCCGGCTCGATGGTGGTCTACGGGGAGGGCCGCTACACCTGCCCCGTCCACGGGGTGGTGCGGCCCGGCCCGCGGGCCGTGGACGAGCTGGACGCCGGGCAGTTCGAGCCACGCTGCCCGGACTGCGCCGCCGCACTGCGGCCGGGCCTGGTCGGCGAGGACGCCCCCACCGATCCGCGCAACGTCTACGCCGCCACCAAGCTCGCCCAGGAACACCTGGCGGCTTCCTGGGCCCGCGCCACCGGCGGCCGGGCCGTCGCGCTGCGCTATCACAACGTCTACGGGCCCGGCATGCCGCGCGACACCCCGTACGCGGGGGTGGCCTCGTTCTTCCGCTCGGCGCTGGCCCGCGGACAGTCCCCGACCGTCTACGAGGACGGCGGCCAGCGGCGGGACTTCGTCCACGTACGGGACGTCGCCACGGCCAACGTGGTCGCCCTGGAGGCGCTGCCGGACCGGGCGGCGGGCACCCTGACCGCGTACAACACGGGCAGCGGGGTGCCGCACACCGTCGGCGAGATGGCGCGGACCCTGGCCGAGGCGTGCGGGGGACCGGCGCCCGTGGTCACGGGGGAGTACCGGCTCGGCGACGTACGGCACATCACCGCCTCCTCGCAGCGCATCGCCGACGACCTCGGCTGGCGGGCCGCGACCGGATTCGCGGCGGGCATGCGGGAATTCGCCCGGGAGGGGATGCGGGCGGCACCGATGGTCTGA
- a CDS encoding PP2C family protein-serine/threonine phosphatase, with the protein MAVVTTVDLTAGPGVGFLPLVSLGPAFAGLVGGWRRTAVVGLTAFVLCVGLGVYNGLFESRRGLTALLSVAGVTAAGVVAAVMRQRREAELASVRSIAEVAQRVLLRPVPRGAGPLRVAVSYTSAVAEARIGGDLYEVVTSPAGVRIIVGDVQGKGLEAVESAAVVLGAFREAAHDEPDLPAVGERVERALNRHLSGERFVTAVLAEIGDGPHATLLNFGHPAPLVVRPAGSVAFAAPPDRALPLGLSLHDAGAPAPYEVPFAPGDQLLFYTDGVTEARDAAGRFYPLDERAALLKDPDPETALRAVREDLVEHAEGPLHDDAAMLLVRYRGAC; encoded by the coding sequence ATGGCCGTGGTCACCACGGTCGACCTCACCGCGGGCCCGGGCGTCGGGTTCCTGCCGCTGGTGTCACTGGGACCGGCGTTCGCCGGGCTGGTCGGCGGCTGGCGGCGGACCGCCGTGGTCGGGCTGACGGCCTTTGTGCTCTGCGTCGGCCTGGGCGTCTACAACGGCCTGTTCGAGAGCCGGCGCGGGCTGACCGCGCTGCTGTCGGTGGCCGGGGTGACCGCGGCAGGGGTGGTGGCCGCGGTGATGCGGCAGCGGCGCGAGGCGGAGCTGGCCAGCGTCCGCTCCATCGCCGAGGTCGCCCAGCGGGTGCTGCTGCGCCCGGTGCCGCGCGGCGCCGGGCCGCTGCGGGTCGCGGTCTCGTACACCTCGGCGGTGGCCGAGGCCCGGATAGGGGGTGATCTGTACGAGGTGGTGACCTCGCCCGCCGGGGTGCGGATCATCGTCGGCGATGTGCAGGGCAAGGGCCTGGAGGCCGTGGAGAGCGCGGCGGTGGTGCTCGGCGCCTTCCGGGAGGCTGCGCACGACGAACCGGATCTGCCGGCCGTCGGCGAGCGGGTCGAGCGGGCGCTGAACCGCCATCTGTCCGGCGAACGGTTCGTCACGGCGGTGCTCGCCGAGATCGGTGACGGCCCGCACGCCACCCTGCTGAACTTCGGCCACCCGGCGCCGCTGGTCGTCCGCCCGGCCGGCTCGGTGGCCTTCGCCGCCCCGCCGGACCGCGCCCTGCCGCTCGGCCTCAGCCTGCACGACGCCGGGGCGCCGGCCCCCTACGAGGTGCCCTTCGCGCCCGGCGACCAACTGCTCTTCTACACGGACGGCGTCACCGAGGCCCGCGACGCGGCGGGCCGCTTCTACCCCCTCGACGAACGCGCCGCGCTGCTCAAGGACCCCGATCCGGAGACCGCCCTGCGCGCGGTGCGCGAGGACCTGGTCGAGCATGCCGAGGGGCCGCTGCACGACGACGCGGCGATGCTGCTGGTCCGCTACCGCGGGGCCTGCTGA
- a CDS encoding YihY/virulence factor BrkB family protein, with protein sequence MQPANEPTERPAGRLTKARALYRNVSKRRLAWLLLKDTVNSCMKYRVTGLAAEAAFWSLLSLPPLILGLLGVLGYTNTWIGHDTLDNVRRHILGAAGTVLSSKGVNEIARPLLNDVFTGRRPDVISLGFAIALWSGSRAMNVFVDTITIMYGLDGRRGIIKTRLLAFALYLAALVVGAVALPLMVAGPDTVVGWLPASEHIIRALYWPVVLLLSVAFLTTLYHASVPVRSPWPEDIPGAVVALGMWVLGSFLLRLYLASTVEGPTIYGSLAAPVAVLLWIGVSAFAVLVGAAMNASLDRVWPSVATAAAREEVARRAAAKAESRPGAGEPDAGRAKGDGADEADEADGGGHGEGGRGRSSDGDGDRDGDGDRGTGDPRDD encoded by the coding sequence GTGCAGCCGGCAAACGAACCAACCGAGCGGCCCGCGGGCCGTCTGACCAAGGCCCGTGCCCTCTACCGCAACGTCTCCAAGCGCCGGCTGGCCTGGCTCCTGCTCAAGGACACGGTCAACTCCTGCATGAAGTACCGCGTCACCGGCCTGGCCGCCGAGGCCGCCTTCTGGAGCCTGCTGTCGCTGCCGCCGCTGATCCTCGGACTCCTGGGCGTGCTCGGCTACACCAACACCTGGATCGGGCACGACACCCTCGACAACGTCCGCCGGCACATCCTCGGCGCCGCCGGCACGGTCCTGTCGAGCAAGGGCGTGAACGAGATCGCCCGGCCGCTGCTCAACGACGTCTTCACCGGCCGCCGCCCGGACGTCATCTCCCTCGGCTTCGCCATCGCCCTGTGGTCGGGGTCCCGGGCGATGAACGTCTTCGTCGACACCATCACCATCATGTACGGGCTCGACGGCCGGCGGGGCATCATCAAGACCCGGCTGCTGGCGTTCGCGCTGTACCTCGCCGCGCTGGTCGTCGGCGCGGTGGCGCTGCCGCTGATGGTCGCCGGTCCCGACACCGTCGTGGGCTGGCTGCCGGCCAGCGAGCACATCATCCGGGCGCTGTACTGGCCGGTCGTCCTGCTCCTGTCCGTCGCCTTCCTCACCACGCTCTACCACGCGTCCGTCCCGGTCCGTTCGCCCTGGCCGGAGGACATTCCCGGCGCGGTGGTGGCACTCGGGATGTGGGTGCTCGGCAGCTTCCTGCTGCGGCTCTACCTCGCCTCGACGGTCGAGGGGCCCACGATCTACGGCTCGCTGGCCGCGCCGGTCGCGGTGCTGCTGTGGATCGGGGTGTCGGCCTTCGCGGTGCTGGTCGGGGCCGCGATGAACGCCTCACTCGACCGGGTGTGGCCCTCGGTCGCCACGGCCGCGGCCCGCGAGGAGGTCGCCCGGCGGGCGGCCGCCAAGGCGGAGTCCCGGCCGGGAGCGGGGGAGCCGGACGCGGGCCGTGCGAAGGGGGACGGCGCGGACGAGGCGGACGAAGCGGACGGCGGCGGTCACGGCGAGGGGGGCCGGGGCCGGAGCAGCGACGGCGACGGGGACCGGGACGGCGACGGGGACCGCGGCACCGGGGACCCGCGCGACGACTGA
- a CDS encoding acyl-CoA dehydrogenase family protein, whose product MAATTHTVTNQPPPLVGYDVFTGDAALTEGVARYVAGVRLVEVREELSTLGRAAGSAHARQWGEQANAHPPVLHTHDRYGHRIDEVEYHPAWHRLLGHAVTAGLTGAWSRPDGHVRRTAGFLVWTQAEAGHGCPVSMTHAAVPTLRAEPELAAEWEPLLTSRVYAHELRPVAEKGGALAGMAMTEKQGGSDLRAVTTRAEPLAAPGEYVLTGHKWFCSAPMSDAFLVLARAPGGLTCFLLPRVLPDGSRNAFRIQRLKDKLGNRSNASAEVEFDGQTWARRVGEEGRGVATLIEMVAATRLDCVSASAAVMRQAVAQALHHTAHREAFGDRLIDKPLMRNVLADLALESEAATTLALRLAAAYDGGTEQDRHFLRLAVPAAKYWVTKRCTPAVTEALECLGGNGYVEESGLPRLLREAPLNSIWEGSGNVQALDVLRALRREPEALHAFLAEIGTARGADHRLDRAITAMLTELADLEGIEARARRLTERMALVLQGSLLVRHAPPEVADAFCAGRLGGDAGAAFGTLPHTLDLGAVVARAQPVAGM is encoded by the coding sequence ATGGCAGCCACCACTCACACGGTCACGAACCAGCCTCCGCCGCTGGTCGGATACGACGTCTTCACCGGCGATGCGGCCCTGACCGAGGGCGTCGCCCGGTATGTCGCCGGCGTCCGACTGGTCGAGGTACGCGAAGAGCTCAGCACACTGGGGCGGGCGGCCGGCTCCGCGCACGCCCGGCAGTGGGGCGAACAGGCCAACGCCCACCCCCCGGTCCTGCACACCCACGACCGCTACGGCCACCGCATCGACGAGGTCGAGTACCACCCGGCGTGGCACCGGCTGCTCGGCCATGCCGTCACGGCCGGCCTGACCGGCGCGTGGTCCCGGCCGGACGGCCATGTCCGCCGCACCGCCGGGTTCCTCGTGTGGACCCAGGCCGAGGCGGGACACGGCTGCCCGGTGTCGATGACCCACGCGGCGGTGCCCACGCTGCGCGCCGAGCCCGAGCTGGCGGCCGAGTGGGAGCCGCTGCTGACCTCGCGGGTGTACGCGCACGAGCTGCGCCCGGTCGCCGAGAAGGGCGGCGCGCTGGCCGGGATGGCCATGACGGAGAAGCAGGGCGGCAGCGACCTGCGGGCCGTCACCACCCGCGCCGAGCCGCTGGCCGCGCCCGGCGAGTACGTGCTGACCGGCCACAAGTGGTTCTGTTCGGCGCCGATGTCCGACGCGTTCCTGGTACTGGCCCGCGCGCCGGGAGGGCTCACCTGCTTCCTGCTGCCCCGAGTGCTGCCGGACGGCAGCCGTAACGCCTTCCGCATCCAGCGGCTCAAGGACAAGCTCGGCAACCGCTCGAACGCCTCCGCGGAGGTCGAGTTCGACGGGCAGACCTGGGCACGCCGGGTCGGCGAGGAGGGGCGCGGGGTGGCGACCCTCATCGAGATGGTCGCGGCGACCCGGCTGGACTGCGTCAGCGCGTCGGCGGCGGTGATGCGGCAGGCGGTGGCGCAGGCGCTGCACCACACCGCCCACCGGGAGGCGTTCGGGGACCGGCTGATCGACAAGCCGCTGATGCGCAATGTGCTGGCCGACCTGGCGCTGGAGTCGGAGGCGGCGACCACGCTCGCCCTGCGGCTGGCGGCGGCGTACGACGGCGGCACCGAGCAGGACCGGCACTTCCTGCGGCTGGCGGTGCCGGCCGCGAAGTACTGGGTGACCAAGCGCTGCACCCCGGCGGTGACCGAGGCGCTGGAGTGCCTGGGCGGCAACGGCTACGTGGAGGAGTCGGGGCTGCCGCGGCTGCTGCGCGAGGCGCCGCTCAACTCGATCTGGGAGGGTTCCGGCAACGTCCAGGCGCTGGACGTCCTGCGGGCCCTGCGGCGCGAACCCGAGGCGCTGCACGCGTTCCTGGCCGAGATCGGGACGGCGCGGGGCGCGGACCACCGCCTGGACCGGGCCATCACGGCAATGCTCACCGAACTCGCCGACCTGGAGGGCATCGAGGCGCGGGCCCGGCGGCTGACCGAGCGGATGGCGCTGGTGCTCCAGGGTTCGCTGCTGGTGCGCCATGCGCCGCCCGAGGTCGCGGACGCGTTCTGCGCCGGCCGGCTCGGGGGCGACGCGGGCGCGGCGTTCGGGACGCTGCCGCACACCCTGGACCTCGGGGCCGTGGTGGCACGGGCGCAGCCGGTGGCCGGGATGTGA
- a CDS encoding GAF domain-containing protein, whose amino-acid sequence MSDRAIDGAVWSAPDNRATAHRLATVHEAALAGGTAPGEAGDAPRAVIGESWRRMLVSGVDPDHDRPQTPLPVAELERRRQVSQLATVLPVFHEGLLSAADAAQQIMVITDAEGRVLWREGSAPVRRMADRLGFDKGADWTEGVVGTNAIGTALVARRPVLVHSAEHFVRSHHAWTCAAAPLHDPRDGRLLGTVDLSGPAPAFHPMTLSLVSSVARLAEGELRTRHHRSLERLRSSAAPVLARIGGRALAVDPGGWVVGVTGLTPPDRVPLPKAPEAGPLWLPRYGMCALEPLPGGWLIRVGRQESEPRPSRVVLDVSGRDGSTVTVSGAAGSWSHELTPRHAELLFVLAAHPQGRSAAQLARDLFGDDSRTVTVRAELSRLRRHLASVLAHRPYRFADGVEVELLLPPRPAHLLPQSLAPAVAAARLG is encoded by the coding sequence GTGAGCGACAGAGCGATCGACGGCGCCGTCTGGTCGGCCCCGGACAACCGCGCCACCGCACACCGGCTCGCCACGGTCCACGAGGCGGCGCTCGCGGGCGGGACGGCACCCGGCGAGGCGGGGGACGCGCCCCGTGCGGTGATCGGTGAGTCATGGCGGCGGATGCTGGTCTCCGGCGTCGACCCGGACCACGACCGGCCCCAGACCCCGCTCCCCGTCGCGGAGTTGGAGCGCCGCCGGCAGGTGTCCCAGCTGGCGACGGTGCTGCCGGTGTTCCATGAGGGGCTGTTATCCGCGGCCGACGCCGCTCAGCAGATCATGGTGATCACCGACGCCGAGGGCCGGGTGCTGTGGCGGGAGGGCAGCGCCCCGGTCCGGCGGATGGCCGACCGGCTGGGCTTCGACAAGGGCGCCGACTGGACGGAGGGCGTCGTCGGCACCAACGCCATCGGCACCGCGCTGGTGGCCCGCCGGCCGGTGCTGGTGCACTCCGCCGAACACTTCGTCCGCAGCCACCACGCCTGGACGTGCGCCGCGGCGCCGCTCCACGACCCGCGCGACGGGCGCCTGCTGGGCACCGTGGACCTCAGTGGTCCGGCGCCCGCCTTCCACCCCATGACGCTCTCCCTGGTGTCCTCGGTCGCCCGGCTCGCCGAGGGCGAGCTGCGCACCCGCCACCACCGGTCCCTGGAACGGCTGCGGTCGAGCGCGGCACCGGTGCTGGCACGGATCGGCGGGCGGGCGCTGGCCGTCGACCCGGGCGGCTGGGTCGTGGGGGTGACGGGCCTGACGCCGCCGGACCGGGTGCCGCTGCCCAAGGCGCCGGAGGCCGGGCCGCTGTGGCTGCCGCGGTACGGGATGTGCGCCCTGGAGCCGTTGCCCGGCGGCTGGCTGATCCGCGTCGGACGGCAGGAGTCGGAGCCGCGGCCCAGCCGGGTGGTGCTGGACGTCAGCGGCCGGGACGGCTCGACGGTCACCGTCAGCGGCGCGGCCGGCAGCTGGTCGCACGAGCTGACCCCGCGCCACGCCGAGCTGCTCTTCGTCCTCGCCGCGCACCCCCAGGGGCGCAGCGCCGCCCAGCTCGCCCGGGACCTCTTCGGCGACGACAGCCGCACGGTCACGGTACGGGCCGAACTGTCCCGCCTGCGCCGCCACCTCGCGAGCGTCCTGGCCCACCGCCCCTACCGCTTCGCGGACGGCGTCGAGGTGGAACTCCTGCTGCCGCCCCGCCCCGCCCACCTCCTGCCGCAGTCCCTGGCCCCGGCGGTGGCGGCGGCCCGGCTCGGGTGA
- a CDS encoding class F sortase — protein MSPTGPPEPAAGEPAAGESAAARRPRWGALALAGLIGIGMVRQGLSGEADGPPQPGADTALFPGDLPPDGPAPPPLPRSAPARVAIASLDVSAPLLPLGLDKDGWIEAPPADAPRLAGWYAGAPTPGENGTAVIVGHVDSRSGPAVFYGLGALEKGRTIRVTREDGRTAVFEVYGIQVFDKRKFPARKVYGRTGRPELRVLTCGGPYEAGSGYTGNVVVFARMTTTAGAAPRSR, from the coding sequence ATGAGCCCGACGGGTCCGCCGGAGCCGGCGGCCGGGGAGCCGGCGGCCGGGGAGTCCGCGGCCGCGCGCCGGCCCCGGTGGGGTGCGCTGGCGCTGGCCGGGCTCATCGGCATCGGCATGGTGCGCCAGGGGCTGTCCGGTGAGGCGGACGGGCCGCCGCAGCCGGGGGCGGATACCGCGCTCTTCCCCGGCGATCTCCCGCCCGACGGCCCCGCGCCGCCGCCGCTGCCCCGCTCCGCGCCCGCCCGGGTGGCGATCGCGTCGCTGGACGTGTCGGCCCCGCTGCTGCCGCTGGGGCTGGACAAGGACGGCTGGATCGAGGCCCCGCCGGCCGACGCCCCGCGGCTGGCGGGCTGGTACGCGGGTGCGCCGACCCCGGGCGAGAACGGCACCGCGGTGATCGTCGGCCATGTCGACAGCCGCAGCGGGCCCGCGGTCTTCTACGGGCTGGGCGCCCTGGAGAAGGGCCGGACGATCCGGGTCACCCGTGAGGACGGGCGGACCGCGGTCTTCGAGGTCTACGGCATCCAGGTCTTCGACAAGCGGAAGTTCCCGGCCCGGAAGGTCTACGGCCGCACCGGACGCCCCGAGCTGCGCGTCCTGACCTGCGGCGGCCCCTACGAGGCGGGCTCCGGCTACACGGGAAACGTGGTGGTCTTCGCCCGGATGACCACCACTGCCGGCGCGGCACCCCGGAGCCGGTGA
- a CDS encoding GNAT family N-acetyltransferase, which produces MSISVTTWYLEQTSRADLSPTSGPAPDRDVRILRSEVPSPEFSRFLYTAVGGDITWTDRLAWPYAQWAAHLGRPGVETWVAHDRGTPAGFIELVAEGGSVEIAYFGLLPGFRGRRIGGYLLAYGTERAWDLAERWPGLPPTERVWVHTCSLDGPHAKANYERRGFRVYETTVTEEPDAPAPGPWPGAGPLTADAPAGE; this is translated from the coding sequence ATGAGCATCTCGGTCACCACGTGGTACCTCGAACAGACCTCGCGCGCCGACCTGTCCCCCACCTCGGGTCCCGCGCCCGACCGGGACGTCCGCATCCTCCGGTCCGAGGTGCCGTCGCCCGAATTCAGCCGCTTCCTCTATACGGCGGTCGGCGGGGACATCACCTGGACCGACCGGCTGGCGTGGCCGTACGCACAGTGGGCGGCACATCTCGGGCGCCCCGGCGTGGAGACCTGGGTGGCGCACGACCGCGGGACGCCGGCGGGGTTCATCGAGCTGGTGGCCGAGGGCGGCTCAGTGGAGATCGCCTACTTCGGACTGCTCCCGGGCTTCCGCGGGCGCCGGATCGGCGGGTACCTGCTCGCGTACGGGACCGAGCGGGCCTGGGACCTGGCCGAGCGGTGGCCGGGGCTGCCGCCGACCGAGCGGGTATGGGTGCACACCTGCAGCCTGGACGGCCCGCACGCGAAGGCCAACTACGAGCGGCGCGGCTTCCGGGTGTACGAGACCACGGTGACCGAGGAGCCCGACGCACCGGCCCCGGGACCCTGGCCCGGCGCGGGCCCGCTGACGGCCGACGCACCCGCCGGGGAGTGA
- a CDS encoding putative leader peptide yields the protein MSRAGIALVSRRHVDLGRMSSAICRAG from the coding sequence ATGTCTCGAGCTGGAATTGCCTTGGTGAGTCGGCGGCACGTCGACCTCGGCCGCATGTCCAGCGCCATTTGTCGGGCGGGCTGA
- a CDS encoding nitrite/sulfite reductase, with the protein MAASPELPAAATTRRKAGRHRGEGQWAVGHHTPLNGNEQFKKDDDGLNVRTRIETIYAKSGFDSIDPNDLRGRMRWWGLYTQRKPGIDGGKTAILEPEELDDKYFMLRVRIDGGRLSVAQLRAIGEVSEQYARGTADITDRQNIQLHWIRIEDVPAIWEKLEAVGLSTTEACGDCPRVIIGSPVAGIAADEIIDGTPAVDEIHERYIGSKEFSNLPRKFKTAISGSPVQDVVHEINDVAFVGVVHPEHGPGFDLWVGGGLSTNPKLAQRLGTWVPLDEVADVWAGVVGIFRDYGYRRLRTRARLKFLMADWGPEKFRQVLEDEYLQRKLTDGPAPEEPLSRWRDHIGVHRQQDGRFYVGFAPRVGRVDGTTLTKIAELAGAHGSDRLRTTVEQKMIVLDVAEDQVDSLVAGLEALDFQVTPSPFRRGTMACTGIEFCKLAIVETKGRGASLIDELERRMPDFQEPVTINLNGCPNACARIQVADIGLKGQLVLDDDGNQVEGYQVHLGGALGLEAGFGRKVRGLKVTADELPDYVERVLRNFEAQRTDGERFAQWAARAEEGALK; encoded by the coding sequence ATGGCCGCCTCCCCCGAACTCCCCGCAGCTGCCACGACCCGCCGCAAGGCCGGACGCCACCGCGGCGAGGGCCAGTGGGCCGTTGGTCACCACACGCCCCTCAACGGCAACGAGCAGTTCAAGAAGGACGACGACGGTCTCAATGTGCGGACACGCATTGAGACGATCTACGCCAAGTCCGGCTTCGACTCCATCGACCCCAACGACCTGCGCGGGCGGATGCGTTGGTGGGGCCTGTACACCCAGCGCAAGCCCGGGATCGACGGCGGCAAGACCGCGATCCTGGAGCCGGAGGAGCTGGACGACAAGTACTTCATGCTGCGGGTGCGCATCGACGGCGGACGCCTGAGCGTGGCGCAGCTGCGCGCCATCGGCGAGGTCTCCGAGCAGTACGCCCGCGGCACCGCGGACATCACCGACCGGCAGAACATCCAGCTGCACTGGATCCGTATCGAGGACGTCCCCGCCATCTGGGAGAAGCTGGAGGCGGTGGGCCTGTCCACCACCGAGGCCTGCGGCGACTGCCCGCGTGTGATCATCGGCTCCCCGGTGGCCGGCATCGCGGCGGACGAGATCATCGACGGCACCCCGGCCGTGGACGAGATCCACGAGCGGTACATCGGCAGCAAGGAATTCTCCAACCTGCCGCGGAAGTTCAAGACGGCGATCTCCGGCTCGCCCGTCCAGGACGTGGTCCACGAGATCAACGACGTCGCCTTCGTCGGCGTCGTCCACCCCGAGCACGGCCCCGGCTTCGACCTCTGGGTCGGCGGCGGCCTGTCCACCAACCCCAAGCTCGCCCAGCGCCTGGGCACCTGGGTGCCGCTGGACGAGGTCGCGGACGTGTGGGCCGGCGTCGTCGGCATCTTCCGCGACTACGGCTACCGCCGGCTGCGCACCCGCGCCCGGCTGAAGTTCCTGATGGCCGACTGGGGCCCGGAGAAGTTCCGCCAGGTGCTGGAGGACGAGTACCTCCAGCGCAAGCTGACCGACGGCCCCGCGCCCGAGGAGCCGCTCTCCCGCTGGCGCGACCACATCGGGGTCCACCGGCAGCAGGACGGCCGCTTCTACGTGGGCTTCGCCCCGCGCGTCGGCCGGGTCGACGGCACCACCCTGACCAAGATCGCCGAACTGGCCGGCGCGCACGGCTCCGACCGGCTGCGCACCACCGTCGAGCAGAAGATGATCGTGCTCGACGTCGCCGAGGACCAGGTCGACTCGCTGGTCGCCGGGCTGGAGGCGCTGGACTTCCAGGTCACCCCCTCACCGTTCCGGCGCGGCACGATGGCCTGCACCGGCATCGAGTTCTGCAAGCTCGCCATCGTCGAGACGAAGGGCCGCGGCGCCTCGCTCATCGACGAACTGGAGCGCCGCATGCCGGACTTCCAGGAGCCGGTCACCATCAACCTCAACGGCTGCCCCAACGCCTGCGCCCGTATCCAGGTCGCCGACATCGGCCTCAAGGGCCAGCTGGTCCTGGACGACGACGGCAACCAGGTCGAGGGCTACCAGGTGCACCTGGGCGGTGCGCTGGGCCTGGAGGCCGGCTTCGGCCGCAAGGTCCGCGGCCTGAAGGTCACCGCCGACGAACTCCCCGACTACGTCGAGCGGGTGCTGCGCAACTTCGAGGCGCAGCGCACGGACGGCGAGCGGTTCGCCCAGTGGGCGGCGCGGGCGGAAGAGGGTGCCCTCAAATGA